aatgaaaatgcatttagtccatctTCAGACATCCCATCATCTTCCACAGTATTAACAcaatttaaaagttcaaagtctttctgagtctcaaggttctccctccctctctctttctttttccagacagtgtttctttgtgtagccctggctgtcctgtaactcactctgtaggctggcctcaaactcacaaacatctgcctgcctctgccttctgagtgctaggattaaagttgattttatatatatactagTAGGAACTACAGTTAGCtatttgtcctgagtttcttttaGACCTGACACTATTACTGTGATatgacactgtgaccaaggcaacttgtagaagaaagagtttatttggggtttacagttccagagggataggaatccatcaccatcatggcagaaagcatggtgtcagacaggcaggcactggaggagcagctgagagctcacagccATGAGGGTTCTACAAggaaacagaacttatagaatgatattcattctctctctcattagaatagtTTACAGACagggcctggagaaatgactcagtggttaagagcatgggctgctgtttcagaggacctgagttcaatttccagcaaccacatggaggctcacaacatctatagtgggatctaaTGGCCTCTCTGTCGTGTAGACATgcatgcaaatagagcactcacatacataaaatacatacatacatacatacatacatacatacatacataaaactttttaaaaaaaaaaaaaaaaaaagaatggttacagtctgtggtccagctagtccagcaatggccatctaccaatggaaggtctaagagtccagtagttgctcagtccgcaaggctgggtgtctcatcTGGTCTTTGATATACATCAGAATCCCAAAAAAGTACCTCCAATGCCAGtcaaggaatggacttgctagtgagaTCGGGAAAGAGCAGGCAAGGAACGAGCTCCCTCCTTCCATGTCCCTCTAGAGGCTGCcagcagagggtgtggcccagattcAATTTGGGTCTTcctatttcaaatgatttaattaagaaaaaatcccagctgggcagtggtggcacacgcctttaatcccagcacttgggaggcagaggcaggcaaatctctgtgagtctgaggccagcctggtctacagagcgagtttcaggaaaggcacaaagctacacagagaaaccctgtctggaaaaaagaaaagaaaagaaaaaatccctagctgggcagtgatcgagttgacaaccaagaatagccatcacaagttCATCCCTTGTCAACATATAATCATATTTCCCCATGTTATGTTTAATTTCTAGATGAAAataataaccaggtcataattacacctaacatgatataattatCCCACATACAGTCTCAAATAGGTTGCAATATCCCGTGAGAGACatccttcccctctcccacccaagacagggtttctctgtgtgacagtcttggctgtcctggaacttgctttgtagaccaggctggcctcgaactcagagatccacctgcctcccgagtgctgggattaaaggcatgtgtcaccactgcccggctgatgtTATATTTCATggtaaagaaattgaagaaagaaagcataaatATCTGTATAACttcattcttaacaaaataggaGGAAACACTAATGTTAATTATAATCCTTGTTTCTACAACTGGTTACATACCCTTAGCTGGTATATATAACTATCTTGCCCaactacccattctgtatttcttccaCCCTCAGTAAGCAACTTCAGCAGgccttggctcttttcctggagggtctgtgccctttgtcatcctgcctggattaggcTGTTGTAGCTTCCCATTGTCATTAATCACAGGACATGATTAATGGTAGACCCAAGAGACAGTCATCCTAAAGAATCGCCTACACCCCACACATAATCTTTGTGACCTCCACTGTGGAGAAGAATCCAATTTCCCCTTGGTAATCTGGATCAATCACCCCTCCTAACACAGCTCTTCATTTCTTAGCCTGTTAAGGGCATCAGGGTCTTCTGGATCACATGATGATAACCACAGGATGCGTTCAGGGACCCCCCCTGCACTTGTGTGAGTCAGACTTTAGAAAAACTCCGTTAATCACCTGACCACCATAAACCTCTCCTTTAATAGGAGGGCCACAGTGTTTCTTGGGGTCCTCCCAGAATCAGCATCAATTCAGATCCAGTATCCAATAGACTCTGGGAAGTCTGATTGTTACTTCCCCCGGTGTGCAGTTCCCCTTGTAAAAGGCCGCAGGTCTCTCTGGGAAGGCCTGGAGAACGGCTAACACTGAAACTCTTAGGTATTTGTCAAGTTCCTTCCTCAGGGGAACCTGGCCATCCCTGCATTCAAGAGGTTTTGGATCTGCAAACTGGCTCCAGTCTGGAAACTGGTTCACAGGCTGAGATTCCCTTTGCCAGTCCAGTGCagactttctttcatttgttttagaattttctgCTTATTCAGATCCAAGAGAAATGCAGTAGGCTTCTTATCTACTTCATGCCTGGAGATACCAGGACTGATTAGCCAGCACCAAAGGTCCATATGTGAGTCATGCCCCCATAAAAGGTACTTTGTGCTGACCATTACAATAACTAGATCACCTTGCCTTTGGCAATTCCATGCTGCCACCTGGCCTTGCCACTTCCGGGCCCAGTTAAACCCACTGTATCTAATTCTTCCAGGCTAAGGTCTGGCACAAGGAAGAGGGTGGCAGCAAACCTCTTCAGATGTGCTGAGACCTCTCGCCGTTTGCATCTTAGACAGTTAGTGAAGGCCGTGTCTTCTGGGCCTTCCCATCATGGAGGATTAGATTTTACACAGCACACCCACTCTAGCATTTCCATTTCCTTGGGCCTGAAAATGCCTTCATCAACACTAAGCCAAGGGATATCAggcatctccagctccttttcagTAGTCCGTCTTTTGACAACTGCTTCAGCCAGCCATTCAAAGTTTTGACACGTTCTTAAACTGTGCGAGCTCCTATATTAAATCTAGGATCTCCACTCAGTGAGCCCATATCAATGAACTCAGCCTGATCTAGTTTTATGTTCCTTCCACCGTTATCTCACACCCTTAAAATCCATTCCCTTGCCAGGCAgtaatggctcacacctttaattcccagcactcaggaggcagaggcctgaggatctctgtgagtttgaagccagcctgctctacagaactAGTTTTGGACAGCCATGGCTGTGCAGAGAAATCTTATcctgaaaatacaaaaacataaacaaataaaatccattcccggggttggggatttagctcagtggtagagcgcttgcctagcgagcgcaaggccctggcttcggtcctcagctctggggggaaaaaaaagacaaagtaataaaatccattcccacacatattCCTGCTTGAGTGAACtagcaaactcattaagctctttaGTAGTGTAGTGCACCTCCTTGTGGACTGCACTTTCTATCTTCTCTCTAGGAGCCTGCTTAGCCTTAAGTCTGGTTATAGGTCCAGAGGCAACCATTGGTTGGCCCTGAGGGACATCAATATTGTGTTGCCTGGCATTTCCTTCAGACAAAGTCACTGCTGGTTTAGCAGACAATGAAGGGTTAATTTCCTCAGTCGAAGGCATAAAAGGCAGTATTTCAGGGTGTTGGGTGGGAGTACATCTTCTGCTGAGGGTAGGGAGAATACTTCCTCCTTTGAATACTCTTGAGAATCTGAGGGTTCAAAGTCCTCAGCTCCAGTAGGgtcctcccacacacacattgGCATCCCAAGTTACAGGATCTCAGTCTTTCACATTTAAAGCCCTTACTTTAACTGCTGACACCCTCCAAGACTGGGACTCACAGGTCTACGTACTCAGTGGCCTGGGTTTTAGTCCATTTCAGATGTAGCCAGCTGACAAACAAGAATGGCCATCACACCAGCTATTCAAAGATATGAGCCCTTTGAGGCCATTCTCATTTTGAACTCCACAGGGAGAGAACTCTGCCACAGGCTTGCCTTTTGTACATTGCCACAGCCTGGCCTGGAGCCTCACTAAGGGCCAGTCTGTGACTAGTAAGGGTGGCAGCAgaaccttcctgtttcctcctgtgcCTGCCAGGCATCTGTGCCTGGCCTCGCCTTCCCCtgcacctcccctcaccccatcttACAGTTGCCTTCACTTCCTCTGTCCATAACTCACTTCCCTGTCCACCTGCCTTTCCTCACACTGTACGCACAGGATTTCCACTTAGGTTTCCCTAGCCATCTGATCTCCGTACTCTGCCTTGCATTCTCCTGTGCCTGCTTTGTCTTGGCACGCCCTTGAACCTGCCTTGGCTCTCCTCTTCCGGCCAGGCCTCTTCTCTGCCACGCTTCACCTCTCACTGTCCCAGCCTCACCTTCGCTATCTCCCCTCCTCAGCATCTTCAGGGCCTTACGTTGTGTTCTGAGGCTGAATCCTTCCTCTGTCTGCATTCTCTTCATAATACATTCCCTCCAAAGGAGGAAAAGACGGAGACATGGCCCTTTCTGTCCCTACCGTCCCCAGACATCTGGGCTGCCTCTGTGTGTTTTAGCTGGCACTGGAGCCTCACAAGGGAATATGTGTCTGGGTGAGCCTCATGGTCCCATGCACAAGCCAGAAGGCACTCTCGGTACCCTGTAGAACTCAGATTTCCCAGTGACACTTGCCTTGTTCTGTTGAGTCGGCTGTGACCCTCTGGCAGCTGCACTGCTGTGGTTTATAAGATAGTCTCTAAGGATGAGCCTGCCTCCCACTTAGCAGGTGGGTATGGGCATCCCCATGCTACCTCCAGTCGTCCCCTTGGGGGCACGGCTTCTGCCTCTTTCTGCTTGTTCCTCAAGCGTTCATCTCTTTGCCTAGGTCATCTTCCTGGAAAGACGGGTGTCAGAGCTGGAGAAGGATAGTGCAGCCGCTGGGGAGCAGCAtggcaggctgaggcaagagaacctCCAGCTGGTGCACAGGTGAGTGTGGCTATGGCCTGGCACCACCCATGGCCATCACAGCATCGCTCTCACGCGATGAGCAGGACCCTGCAGAGAACCAGTTCTTACCTGGTTCCATCTGTCCATTCTGGTGCTGGTGAGTGCCAGGCACGGTCAGAGAACTATGGCAGGTTGATGTGAGGCTCTGGCCTGAACACTCTACCCTGGCAGATATCTGCTATTATATATAGACAGTAGAGCCCCAGAAAAGTGAGCGAGGGTACTACTTGCCTGCATGGAAGCAAGAGAGTTCTGTCCACCAGGAGCAGTTGGGGAGGTGCAGCTTAAAGTGGAGAGCTGGGCATTGAGATGCACAGGCccaatccaagcacttgggaagtgtaagaggatcgtgagttcaaggttattcttggcTATAGTGTGTCCAAGACCAATCTCAGCTGTATGCAGTGGAactagggagacagctcagtcaggaaagtgcttgccaggGCAAACGTGGGGACCTGGGTCTTATCCCCAACCCCATGTAAATGCCAGGCTTGAGAGCGCACActcgtaatcccagcactggggaggtagaaacaggaggatccttggggcttgctggccagccagtgtagacTACTCAGGGAGCATCAAAGGAGTGGGCAgtgttcctgaggatgacacccaaagtcatcctctgtgtttcacatgcatatacaacaGAAACTTGCATGTGCACTtgcacgcacagacacacacacacacacacacagacacacacacacacacacacacacacacaccccacagaggtgttggagagatggctcagcagctaagaggatccaagtttgattctcagcactcagatggtaagttcgaagccaacctgggccacagagtgataCCCTGTTTCAAGAAACGAGGGggtggaagaagaaatggaaagaagtcAAGGAGTTGGAGACTCGGTGTTTACTCCTCTTACGGAGGActtgagttcggttcccagcacctgcgcagcagctcacaactgtctccagctccagcatATCTTGCCTCGTGGGCACACGGCACACCTGTGGCACActtacatatatgcaagcaaaacacacatgcacataaactaaaactaaatctttaaaaaagaaacaaaaaggagccGAGTCTGGGATGGCAGGCCTGTAATTCCGGCAGTAGGAGGTGGAGGCCAGGGATCAGGCGCCCTCGGAGATGTGTTCTGAACGTGGCTGACCTTCCTAGGATGGAGCCTGTgctgccctccttcccatcccctgGATGTCTCCATGTGGCTCTCAAAAGGTTTCTGTGCTGAGCATTGATCCTCAGTCTTTAACTCTGAGAAGTGTGTGGGTTTGGGGGCTCAAACTCCGTTAGTTAGGCtggatggcaagcacctttacctgccagGCCATCTTGCCAGGCTCTGTAGCCTCTTCTTTTCTCATCAGCCTTAACTTTGATCATAGTAGATACACTTGAActtgaattttcttcattttcctcatctaGTATATCACTCTGTCCTCACTGGGTCAACCCAGGGTCTTGTTTATGCTGAGCAGGTACTCTATTTCTGAGCCACACCCTCCCGACATTCATTTCTAAGAgttgtttttatgttgttttgagacagggtttctctgtgtatccctggctgtcctggaactggctctgtaaacgaggctggcctcgaactcagggatccaccttcctctgctgggattaaaggtgtgcgcctccacacctggctctaagagTTGTTTTTAATCCCTTCTCCCACAGCATGCCACTCCTATTTCCTCATAACACCAGACACCCCCGTGCTGTCTGGTGCTCTTCACTGGTCTTCATTCACCAAAAAGGAGCTAAGGTAGACGCACTAGGGCTATGGCTTCACTCCCAGCTCTGGGCGGGGCTGGCAGCACTTCTCTCAGGGATCACCCCTGACCATCCCTGTCTTCTGCAGGCAGCTGGGGAAGAGGCCAGAGCCTCAAGCCTAACCAGAGCTCTTCTTTAAGTGATCCCGGAGGGGACGAGTGCAGGGGGATCCTCTCTAGGTGCAACTCCACCACAGCCCGTGGTGTCCACACGCACCAAGCAGCTGCTCTAACCCTCAGCACCACCACAGTCTAACTGTGCTGCCGCTGAAGTCTGGACTTGCTCAGCAGTATGGACTTGCTATCACAGTTGCTTTCTACAGACTCCTGTGGCCCTCAGACCCCCACACTTTCCGGCTCTTTCTTCAGGCCTTACTTGTCGGAGTTTGTAGTGGCCTCCCTGGGACAGCTGCTACCTGGTCAGTGCCCAATGCCTCAGGAACACACTTCATAAACCTTACAGATATGCACATCTTCTCCCGTTTGCCCTTAGAGCCAAtgccctggaagagcagctgaaggAGCAGGAGCTCAGAGCCCAAGAGAGGGTTCTGGAagagaccaggaagcagaaagagctcCTGTGTAAGATGGAACGTGAGAAGAGCATTGAGATCGAGAACCTGCAGGCCAGGTGAGCAAAGCTCCAGAGCAGGCAACAGGAATCCTGTCCTCCTGGGAGGTGGAAGAACAAAGGGATACTCAAATGGAAAGATGCTTAAAACTTCTtgtttagccgggcagtggtggcgcacgcctttaatctcagcacttgggaggcagagggaggcggatctctgtgagtttgagaccagtctgggcttcagagtgagttctaggacaggttccaaagctacacagagaaaccctgtctcgaaaaaaaaaaacaaaaaacttcttgtttaatttttcagTTATGTTAATTTattatgtgcttgtgtgtgtatgcatgtacaagTGTGAAAGTCAAGAGTACAACTTGTAGGAACTGGGTCTCTCCTGCCATGTAGGTTTGGGGCATTAAGTTCAGGTTCAGCCTGGGAAACAGAGACTTCATTTCCCTACCCACCCCCAAAATATCAACTTTGATTTTAAGGGAATTTGGCAGACTTAGTTTTGTGTTCGCTTGGCACTGACACCATGGGTGTTTGGTACATTACCAGTCCCACTCCAGGAGCAACTGATAGCGGAAATATCCATACACACTTCCACACTGTTGGAACTGTGCCAAAGGGACATTGAAGTCCAATGGAAGAGTTTCCAGTGACCAGAGCTGTGAATGGCAGTGGTGACAGTCCCACGGGAGGATAGCCAGGGTATAAATGATATGGGCAGGAGTCCTCAGCCAGAGTCAGCCTAGACATAGAAGACAAGATTCCCAGAGGAATACCAAATAGTGTCTGCATACACCCCTCCAGGAGCTTGTGTGGAGTCCCTCTCTTGGGGTATAAATTAAGGGACCAGCAGAGATATATACCTAACAGACACAGCATAACCAAGTGACCCATGATGGTGGTGGGTGTCAGGGAAGTGTGACAAGGACCTCactatggaagcattttctgtaAGCACATCCCTCCAAGTCTAAACACCAAAAACTAGTCTGAGGCACATTTTTCAGAATATATGTCCAAGACTACCACAGTATTCCAgtctgggagacagacagaccaggGAATATAAAGACATAAGGATTATGTGTGATATCGTAGAGTTGGTAGAATGTGTGCATTGATTAATAGTGTAGCCCCACTGAGTATATGTTGTGATGTGCTACAGTGATGTCTAAGAAAACTGCAGAGGAAAACCAAAGCAGACTCTACACTGTCCACAACTTTTCTACAAACCTCAATTTCTTAAACCCAAAGCGCTTTAAAGCCATCATGGCCAGTGCAAGGTAACGCATACCTGTACTCCCCGCATTTAAGAGATAGAAGCTAGAGGATCAGGAATTCGGGGTCCTCCATGTCTGTGCACGAAGGTTGCGGCCAATGTGGGCTTCGTACTactctatctcaaaagacaaaaacagacaaCAGAAAGCTGGGGGGTAAAGCTGGCCATGGTATTTGGGATTATCATGGGTCACGCAACAGCTCCCAGTGAGTGAGTATTTATTCCTCTAGAGCTAGGTCTGCCTTGTCCCACGGAGGTACATTTGAGGGGAGCAGGTCCTAACCTGTTCTTGCGTCCAGGTTGCAGCAGCTGGATGAGGAGAACAGCGAACTGCGGTCCTGCACACCTTGTCTGAAGGCCAACATCGAGCGCCTGGAGGAGGTGAGCTGCTAGCCTGGCACTTGTGGGGAGAGCCCTTCCTAGAATAAATGCTGCCCTCTGCCCTGTGCTAGATAGATTGGAATTGAACCAGGGCACGTACGTGGCCGTGGCTTTCCGAAGGGAAGGGTAGGAGTCGGGGGTTGGCAACGCTGGGCCCTGCTGGGCTCAAATGTGACAGAGCTGCTGTTAGACATTTGGCCCCACCCAGCCTGTCCGCTCTCCCACAGACCTACACTATCTGCTCATGTCTGAGTGGACAAGAAGATGCTCTTGCTCATCAACAGGAGAGACAGTACTGTTAACTTCTCCTCCGGTCTTTAACTGAGAGGCCACCCCTCCAGACACCCTCACAGAGTGCCTCTGGGAAGGTCTGAAACCAGTGTATTCCCAGCCTACCTAGGCTCTGACTCCTATAAACCAGAGGAGGAGCCGAGCGGGAGCACTCCACAGATACTGGGCTAGATCTTGGCCATCTGAAGGTCCTCTGGCCCCAGGGCAGGGCGGCGTTGACGGGGTAACAGGAAAGCACAGACATAGTCCTGCCATGGACTGACAGTGTCTGTCACTGGACTCGGAGATCGATGGTCTGGAGCACAGGCCGTCGAGTTAGGCTGTGTACACTGGGAAAGCGGTGCCACTCCCTGTCCACACTGCGGtctgtttctgcaggagaagcaGAAGATGCTGGATGAGATCGAAGAGTTGACACAGCGGCTCAGTGAAGAACAAGAGAATAAGAGGAAGATGGGGGACAGGCTGAGCCACGAGCGGCACCAGTTCCAGAGAGACAAGGAGGCAACTCAGGAGGTGAGCAGGGCCATTTGTCCCTCCGCACGTTCCCACCTTGTCCGACGTTGCCTGCTCCCTGGTGGGGGCCAGGAAACCCTTTCGTTTCCCGACTCTCTGGGCACTAGTGTGCCGCAGCCTCTTAGAACACAGGTCAGCACCCTCCCAGGAGAGGGTGGTCAGGCCAGCTAGCGGAAGCCCGCTTGTGGTTGTCCCACAGCTCATCGAGGACCTCCGCAAGCAGCTGGAACACCTGCAGCTCCTCAGACTCGAGGTGGAGCAGCGGCGAGGccgcagcagcagcctgggcctgcaGGAGTACAACAGCCGTGCGCGGGAGAGCGAGCTGGAGCAGGAGGTCCGCAGGCTCAAACAGGTGTGTTctgccttcccacctcctcacagAGGCTCCCGGGAGGCTGGCAGCAGAGGGGGCACCAAGCTGGGGTCCTTCCTGGCAGGTCCTTGTCCCAGCAAAGGACATAGCCCAGTGTGACACTGCCATGTCCCCTAGGACAACCGCAACCTGAAGGAGCAAAATGATGAACTAAATGGGCAGATCATCACCCTCAGCATCCAGGGTGCCAAGAGCCTCTTCTCCACGTCCTTCTCTGAGTCACTGGCTGCAGAGATCAGCTCCGTCTCCCGAGATGAggtagcttgttctgcttttgtGTACCCCTAGGTCTGTTTATTCTGCCCAggtcccttcctctccctgcacTGACCCTTTGCCGTTCTGCAGCTCATGGAAGCAATCCAGAAGCAGGAGGAGATCAATTTCCGCCTGCAGGACTACATTGACAGGATTATTGTGGCCATCTTGGAGACCAACCCATCCATCCTAGAGGTCAAGTAGGACATCTTAGCCCGGTTTGGGCTGGTTATAGACTCCACAGCGCCCCAGAGTGGCCGAGCCAAGACCAGCGGGTCCTGCAGCTTACCAAGCCTAGCGTGTAGGGGCCTCGTGCAGCTGGACTGGGGGAATAAAGATGAAGGTTACAGAGaacaataagaaggaaaaaagggaaggCCACAGCAGACAGGGGTGAGGCTGGGCTCCCTGAGGGTCACGAAGCCAGGACCTCCCACCACAAGCTGGCCTAGCCAACACCACCCATGTCTGCTCAGCAGAATGCAAATATGTGGGGATAGTCTCTCAGGCTGGGACGGGGCCCTCGATGACTCTCTGGCACACCCCTCTTCCTGCTCTGCAGCCTGTTAGGAAGATAGGGGAAAAAATGAATCCTCACCTCAGTTACGGCCTCTCACTCATGTTGACATGGTGCCACCCAAGCTTGGCCATTCCCACATGGTATGCAAGCTGAGGACCCACAAGTTGGACATAGACATGATACTCTggaaagacaggcaggcagaggtggcagaTGTGGGGTCTGGTCTGGAGCCACAGGCCACCTATTCATTCCCCTTGCGCTGCTCAGGCCTTCTCCCACCAGATGGGCTTCCATTCACCTTTGGACCCGGGCCTCCACGCCACACAGCCATCCTTTGACCAGATCCTCACTACGGTAACTCGTCAGCTCTGGTCCTCCTGTGGGGGCCAGGGCAGCTGGCTCATGCTGACTGGAACTCACGTCCTGGACTGGTGAACACCCAGGCGCAGGTGCTGCTTCTCCTCAGGTGTGGCCTACCCTGGCTCCTGGACCCACGCCCTCCTCAGGCTGGCTTTGCTGCCCTGGGAGAAGTTGACACTTCCCAGACAATAGTCTAGGCCTCCGGAACAAAGTTTCCTTCTCTGCTTTTGACTTTAAATCCCTGGGTGTCCCCCAGGAGTCATTCTGCTGGTGGGTAGGTGGACAAGGCTCTACACAgacccagaggcagaggaagacttGCTGCTTGTCCCTGCACCTCTCACAGAGTGCAGCGTCCATGGGCCTGAGCCTGAGCACTAGCCAGGAGTCTGGGCACACCATGTGAGACCACACCATaggctgtgtgagtgtgtgtgtgagtgtgtgtgtgtgtgcgtgtgtgtgcgtgcgcgtgtgtacatgcatgagtgtgcacacaaGTGTGAATGTATATATGCTTGTGCCCACACATGCTGCCCTGCATCCCTTCACTGCCTACCCCCCCTTGCCTTCCCTTCTACACTACAGTTTAAGATGTTGCCTCGTATTGTACATTTTGGGGAAAGCCTTGTGTGTAAATCAGTGTAAACTTGGAGGAGAGATTTTTCTATCATGTAGAGTAGGTATTTTTTATAGATTGAAGGTTGATCAATTTTTTAATACTTTCCAGAGAGAAAACTATCTGTGtatacatatgaaatatatatatatatatgtataatatatcaaTCCTGAAGCCCCGCCTTTCTGTCCCAGGTCCCAAAGTCCTGTGCAAGGGCTTGGCCTGTCTCTGCTGTCTGCCCTGCAGTGCTCACTGTAAACACAGGTCTCCAGGAGACCCTGGGAAACACACCAATCACCAACTTGCTCACAGACAGCATCTGCTTCAGCTCCCTGAGAAGTAGCTCTTCCTCCAGGGCATGGAAGGATGGGAGGCCAGCAGGATCCTGTCCCATGTGTCAGCCACAACAGATTAAAGCTGTTACCGCACACAGAGGCCGGCTCCTTTCTCCACAGGGGTGGTGCGGTGGGTGGTTATGGGCCTGGCCTTTGTTTTCCTCAGGTTTCTAGGGAGGTGACCTTGGTCGTTTAAGAACAAATCATGGGAGACTCTTGGTTTTCTGCCTTGATCAGGTTGCACCCACCCTGAGGCCCCAGGATTGCTCCTCTAGGATGGGCTATTTCTTGGGCAGAGTCTGAATCTTAAAGTAAGTAGCTCTACTGAGAGTCATTTCTAAAAGCAAGGTCCCAATGACTTCCAACAGCCCCTTAACTGGTAGAACTTGTGCCCTGAATACAACCCGGGGCAGGGGGTGGGTGCGGTAAGCTTCAGTTGAGATTGGCAGATGGGCAGAGGGGGAAGTATAGGTGTGATTATCACAAAGCTCGGGCACAGTGCACTTACCCCTGGGCTACACATCCTATATCTGAAAGGAGTCGCAGTGTAGTATGGTCAGGGATGAACTATTCAGAGCCGTAGAGAGTGTGAGGAGGAACATCCCCAGGAGGAGCCAGCACAGAACTCCAAAGCAGGGAAGAGAACAGGCAAAAGCAAAGGCAAGTGTGCCTCAGAAATCTGTCCGAAGGGCTGAAGAACTGAAGCCTTGGGTGGCACAGGAGTCAGTGACACTACTATGGAAGTACTAAAAGGTGTCATCAGAGCAGCAGGCCACACACCGGCTGCCCTCCCACCCAGGTGCTGACCACCGGCATTTGATTGACACCGGCAAGGCCCATCTGTTCTAG
This Peromyscus maniculatus bairdii isolate BWxNUB_F1_BW_parent chromosome 8, HU_Pman_BW_mat_3.1, whole genome shotgun sequence DNA region includes the following protein-coding sequences:
- the Rab11fip3 gene encoding rab11 family-interacting protein 3 isoform X5; the encoded protein is MGSESTYSECETFTDEDTSTLVHPELQPEGDADSAGGSAVPSECLDTMEEPDHGALLLLPGRTRSPSQAVVMVIGSEEHFEDYGEGSEAELSPETLCNGELDCGDPAFLTPSPAKRLSSRKVARYLHQSGALTMEALEDPPPEPVECPDEDIADKVIFLERRVSELEKDSAAAGEQHGRLRQENLQLVHRANALEEQLKEQELRAQERVLEETRKQKELLCKMEREKSIEIENLQARLQQLDEENSELRSCTPCLKANIERLEEEKQKMLDEIEELTQRLSEEQENKRKMGDRLSHERHQFQRDKEATQELIEDLRKQLEHLQLLRLEVEQRRGRSSSLGLQEYNSRARESELEQEVRRLKQDNRNLKEQNDELNGQIITLSIQGAKSLFSTSFSESLAAEISSVSRDELMEAIQKQEEINFRLQDYIDRIIVAILETNPSILEVK